The nucleotide sequence CACATGCCTCCTCCGGTACTGAGGTAACACTTCCAAGAGACCCATTGCACACTCGACATGCCTGCCCATAAACCCAGCTAGATTGCCATCAACCTCTGCAGCGGTCATGACCCCTGCCTCATATCGTTCACGGATATACGCTTCATCGCCATGTTTGTAGTGATGCAACACCACAGAAAGGTCTTTCTCCTCAAGAGGGCGGATGCGGATAGACTCATTTTGGGCAAGTGGTTGTGCCAGAGGATACACAGCTTGGACACACTCCAGGGAAACAGTAAGACCTCTCTTCCTAAGTGCAGGAACAAGTGGTCCGGTATGCACTGAGATGGGGTCCTTGTAATGAGAGAGCTCTTCAGCAAAGGTATCTGCCGCTGCTGGGTTGAACAACGCCACCGCATAGGTTGCATCTTTAACATGGAGCAATATTCCATCTTCATCTGCAATGAGGACTTCTGCTATACCTTCTTCCAATGGTTCGATCAAATCGATATAGGTAGTGCTCCCCTTCCTGGAGAGTGTCTTGATTACATCCATAGCCTACTGTAACGCAAGATGGCCCTGCTGTCAGTGTTGCAGGCTGTTGATTCCATGAAATGCCAATCCTATGAGACTTAGATTATAGAGAATCAGAATGAACCCAGCAAAAAAGGGACTCGGACCCCTGAGTGCCATCAGGATAAAGAGCGTAACAAGCATCAAAGGAAGAAAAATGAACAGCAACGTGGCAGGAATCCTTCTTGCCATGGTTCCGATGGTAAGGGAGAGGGCCCCAACACAGGCTACCAAACCAAGCTCAGCGGTAAGCAGGTAATCAAAGAGGAATTCTCCAGAAACCAACAAGGAAAACAGCGCAAGCAACAAGGGGGAAATGAGCAATACAAGGAGTATTGCGGTTCCTACGACCATCAGGATCGCACTGGGTGAGCGTTCTC is from uncultured Sphaerochaeta sp. and encodes:
- a CDS encoding GNAT family N-acetyltransferase, coding for MDVIKTLSRKGSTTYIDLIEPLEEGIAEVLIADEDGILLHVKDATYAVALFNPAAADTFAEELSHYKDPISVHTGPLVPALRKRGLTVSLECVQAVYPLAQPLAQNESIRIRPLEEKDLSVVLHHYKHGDEAYIRERYEAGVMTAAEVDGNLAGFMGRHVECAMGLLEVLPQYRRRHVGEALERAYINRLLAQGTIPYCHIEVANKASLSLQKKLGLVFSSELVYWFN